A single region of the Brachypodium distachyon strain Bd21 chromosome 3, Brachypodium_distachyon_v3.0, whole genome shotgun sequence genome encodes:
- the LOC100824293 gene encoding 3-ketoacyl-CoA synthase 12 yields MELLPLLSWLLLAFASSYLAHLAVSRRRRSRCYLLGYACHKPSDDRKVTTEMAGAVIERNKRLGLPDYRFLLKVIVNSGIGEHTYSPRNVLDGREESATHLDALDEMDAFFDDAVARVFATTGVSPRQVDLLVLNVGSFSPAPSLASRVASRFGMRDDVMAYNLSGMGCSAGLVSVDLARRVMLTRPGATMALVVTSESCAPNWYNGTDKSMMLGNCLFRCGGAAALLTNDPALRGRAKMELKCLVRAHIGAHDDAHAAAVHREDADGRLGVSLSKNLPKAAVRAFTENLQRLAPRILPASELARFTFRLLARKLLRHGGRKVVKFEGPKIDFKTGVDHFCLHPGGTAVIDAVRKNLGLNGYDVEPATMTLHRWGNTSASSLWYVLSYMEAKRRLKAGDRVLMVTFGSGFKCNSCYWEVTKDLDDAGVWEDCIDDYPPATMVNPYTEKFGWVNDLQGQGGAGFPF; encoded by the coding sequence ATGGagttgctgccgctgctgtcGTGGCTCCTCCTGGCCTTTGCGTCATCCTACCTCGCACATCTCGCggtctcccgccgccgccgctcccgctgCTACCTCCTGGGCTACGCGTGCCACAAGCCCTCCGACGACCGCAAAGTCACGACCGAGATGGCCGGCGCCGTCATCGAGCGGAACAAGCGCCTCGGCCTTCCCGACTACCGCTTCCTCCTCAAGGTCATCGTCAACTCCGGCATCGGCGAGCACACCTACTCCCCCCGCAACGTGCTCGACGGGCGCGAGGAGTCCGCCACGCACCTCGACGCGCTGGACGAGATGGACGCCTTCTTCGACGACGCCGTGGCCCGGGTCTTCGCCACGACCGGCGTCTCCCCGCGCCAAGTCGACCTCCTCGTCCTCAACGTGGGCTCCTTCTCCCCGGCCCCTTCCCTGGCGTCGCGGGTGGCGTCCAGGTTCGGCATGCGGGACGACGTCATGGCCTACAACCTCTCCGGCATGGGCTGCAGCGCCGGGCTCGTGTCCGTGGACCTCGCCCGCCGCGTCATGCTCACGCGGCCAGGGGCAACAATGGCGCTCGTGGTCACCTCGGAATCCTGCGCGCCCAACTGGTACAACGGGACGGACAAGTCCATGATGCTGGGGAACTGCCTCTtccgctgcggcggcgcggcggccctGCTCACCAACGACCCGGCGCTCCGGGGACGCGCCAAGATGGAGCTGAAATGCCTCGTGCGCGCCCACATCGGCGCCCACGACGACGCGCACGCGGCCGCCGTGCACAGGGAGGACGCCGACGGGCGCCTCGGGGTCAGCCTCAGCAAGAACCTCCCGAAGGCCGCCGTCCGCGCCTTCACCGAGAACCTCCAGCGGCTGGCCCCGCGGATCCTGCCAGCCTCGGAGCTCGCGCGGTTCACCTTCCGGCTCCTGGCACGGAAGCTCCTCCGCCATGGCGGGCGCAAGGTGGTCAAGTTTGAAGGGCCCAAGATCGACTTCAAGACTGGCGTCGACCACTTCTGCCTCCACCCGGGTGGCACGGCGGTGATAGATGCCGTGAGGAAGAACCTCGGGCTCAACGGCTACGATGTCGAGCCGGCCACCATGACGCTCCACCGCTGGGGGAACACGTCGGCCAGCAGCCTCTGGTACGTGCTCTCCTACATGGAGGCCAAGAGGCGGCTCAAGGCAGGGGACAGGGTGCTCATGGTGACATTTGGGTCTGGGTTCAAGTGCAACAGCTGCTACTGGGAAGTGACCAAGGATTTGGACGACGCCGGCGTCTGGGAAGACTGCATCGACGACTACCCGCCGGC